The following proteins are co-located in the Pseudomonas sp. DY-1 genome:
- a CDS encoding CynX/NimT family MFS transporter codes for MKPLSRALLMLALVLAAINLRPGITSLAPLIERIAQELALSRSLISLTTALPVLCMGLLAPLAPRLAVRYGLERVITACLGLIGVALLARLGSHASGVLIGSAVVMGAGIAVAGPLLSGFIKRHFHDQVGRVVAWYSLSMTIGGAAGAVLTPPVTQLLGDQWHFGLAFWALPALGALLLWLAVPNRAETASEAGQGGLPWGEPRAWLITAFFALQAGLFYALTTWLVARYHEAGLSLLRSNSLFSLFMLVGLPSAFILPWLAQRFDNRYQLLLVCGLVSTVCLGMICFQPALLPEVWAAFLGLGLSGSFALSLVLPLYEAHTPLAVSRWTAMMLFAGYGMASFAPVLAGFGRDLAGSYQAPFMVITGLALVMCALAWLLGRRPA; via the coding sequence GTGAAACCCCTTTCCCGTGCGCTGCTGATGCTGGCGCTGGTACTGGCCGCAATCAATCTGCGGCCCGGCATCACTTCCCTTGCCCCCCTGATCGAGCGCATCGCCCAGGAACTGGCGCTCAGTCGCAGTCTGATCAGCCTGACCACGGCCCTGCCGGTGCTCTGCATGGGCTTGCTCGCGCCCCTGGCGCCACGGCTGGCAGTGCGTTATGGCCTGGAGCGGGTGATCACGGCGTGCCTGGGCCTGATCGGCGTTGCCTTGCTCGCCCGCCTGGGCAGCCATGCCAGCGGCGTGCTGATCGGTAGTGCCGTGGTGATGGGGGCAGGTATCGCAGTGGCCGGACCACTGCTGTCCGGTTTCATCAAGCGTCATTTCCATGATCAGGTCGGTCGCGTGGTCGCCTGGTACTCCCTGAGCATGACCATTGGCGGGGCCGCCGGTGCGGTGCTGACGCCACCGGTTACTCAGTTACTGGGGGATCAATGGCATTTCGGATTGGCTTTCTGGGCCCTGCCGGCGCTTGGCGCACTGTTGCTCTGGCTGGCGGTGCCGAATCGCGCTGAAACCGCGAGCGAAGCGGGGCAGGGCGGATTGCCCTGGGGCGAACCGCGAGCCTGGCTGATTACGGCGTTCTTCGCCCTACAGGCTGGCTTGTTCTATGCCCTGACCACCTGGCTGGTGGCCCGCTACCACGAGGCAGGCCTCAGCCTGTTACGCAGCAACAGCCTGTTCAGTCTGTTCATGCTGGTAGGGCTGCCCAGCGCCTTCATCCTGCCCTGGCTGGCCCAGCGCTTCGACAACCGCTACCAGTTGCTGCTGGTTTGCGGCCTCGTCAGCACCGTCTGCCTGGGGATGATCTGCTTCCAGCCGGCACTGCTGCCGGAAGTCTGGGCGGCCTTCCTGGGCCTGGGCCTCAGTGGCTCGTTCGCGCTGTCCCTGGTGCTGCCGCTCTATGAGGCGCACACACCGCTGGCGGTGAGCCGCTGGACCGCGATGATGCTGTTTGCAGGCTATGGGATGGCCAGTTTCGCTCCGGTCCTGGCCGGTTTTGGTCGTGATCTGGCGGGTAGCTACCAGGCGCCTTTCATGGTCATCACAGGGCTTGCCCTGGTGATGTGCGCGCTAGCCTGGCTACTTGGCCGCAGACCGGCTTGA